One segment of Rosa chinensis cultivar Old Blush chromosome 6, RchiOBHm-V2, whole genome shotgun sequence DNA contains the following:
- the LOC121049924 gene encoding uncharacterized protein LOC121049924 yields the protein MAASEFEFSARFGSNGSTTTGPMSSVDELFLNGKIQAMKLSTHLEKPQVPLQAVNEEDGDDLFEFGPLRGRDLRMRDKSLRRRTRSMSPMRNMPFGNNDCCFAKDLKEGDLGKKKKKKKKPENGEEEEEEEEVGSLETIPSVSASSSRSSSVGRNSKRWVFLKDFLHSSKSEGRSNNKFWATISFSSSGKEKKIEVSVGGENRKKIGSSETSVDRCGRK from the coding sequence ATGGCGGCGTCGGAGTTCGAGTTCTCAGCTCGATTCGGGTCGAATGGATCTACTACTACCGGGCCGATGAGCTCGGTAGATGAGCTGTTCTTGAATGGAAAGATCCAGGCCATGAAGCTCTCCACCCACCTGGAAAAGCCCCAGGTACCGTTGCAAGCTGTCAACGAGGAAGATGGAGATGATCTATTCGAGTTCGGGCCACTGAGAGGCAGAGATCTGAGGATGAGGGACAAGTCTTTGCGGCGGAGAACGAGATCCATGTCTCCGATGAGAAACATGCCCTTTGGTAATAATGACTGTTGCTTTGCAAAAGATCTGAAGGAGGGTGatttggggaagaagaagaagaagaagaagaaaccggagaatggtgaggaggaggaggaggaggaagaagttgGGAGCTTGGAGACCATTCCTTCAGTTTCAGCTTCGTCTTCAAGATCATCCTCAGTTGGAAGAAACTCGAAAAGATGGGtctttctgaaagattttctcCACAGCAGTAAAAGTGAAGGGAGGAGTAATAACAAATTCTGGGCCACAATCTCATTCTCGAGTAGTGGTaaggagaagaaaatagagGTAAGTGTTGGGGGAGAAAATAGGAAGAAAATTGGCTCGTCCGAGACAAGTGTTGATCGATGCGGCAGAAAATAG
- the LOC112172504 gene encoding uncharacterized protein LOC112172504, with product MASLCVNNSFILNTQTLHKRSVLPATTNKRRRSVTIAAESSSSMATEKLGIKIEKNPPESTLTQLGVRNWPKWSCPPSKFPWTYSDKETCYLLEGKVKVTPAGSKESVEIGGGDLVEFPKGMSCTWDVSVGVDKHYNFG from the exons ATGGCATCACTGTGCGTTAATAATAGCTTTATATTAAACACCCAAACTCTACACAAACGCTCCGTTCTGCCTGCAACAaccaacaaaagaagaagatcagTGACGATAGCAGCAGAGTCATCTTCTTCAATGGCTACTGAAAAATTGGGTATCAAGATTGAAAAGAATCCTCCCGAGTCCACGCTCACCCAGCTCGGCGTCAGGAATTGGCCCAA GTGGAGTTGCCCTCCAAGCAAGTTTCCATGGACGTACAGTGACAAAGAGACTTGCTATCTGTTGGAAGGAAAGGTGAAGGTTACTCCTGCTGGATCAAAAGAGTCGGTTGAGATTGGTGGTGGTGACTTGGTGGAATTTCCTAAAGGAATGAGCTGCACGTGGGATGTGTCAGTTGGGGTAGACAAGCACTATAACTTCGGCTAG
- the LOC112173113 gene encoding probable fructokinase-5 — protein MADSLIVAFGEMLIDFVPDTAGVSLAESTGFLKAPGGAPANVACAISKLGGKAAFVGKVGDDEFGHMLINILKKNGVNTEGVCVDAHARTALAFVTLRKDGEREFMFYRNPSADMLLKESELNMGLIKQAKIFHYGSISLISEPCKSAHMAAMKAAKDAGILLSYDPNVRLPLWPSADAARDGIKSIWNQADFIKVSDDEVQFLTQGDPDKEEVVLSLWHDNLKLLVVTDGEKGCRYFTKKFKGNVTGFSVKAVDTTGAGDAFVGSFLLSMAKDMSIFEDEAKLKEALSFANACGAICTTQKGAIPALPAVSDALELIKSKAK, from the exons ATGGCGGATTCACTGATTGTTGCTTTCGGGGAGATGTTGATCGACTTTGTCCCCGACACCGCTGGTGTGTCGTTGGCAGAGTCCACCGGCTTTCTCAAAGCCCCCGGTGGTGCACCTGCCAATGTGGCTTGTGCTATCAGTAAGCTTGGTGGAAAAGCGGCATTCGTCGGAAAG GTGGGAGATGACGAGTTTGGACACATGCTGATCAACATACTGAAGAAGAATGGAGTGAACACTGAGGGAGTGTGCGTGGATGCGCATGCTCGAACCGCACTGGCGTTTGTGACCTTAAGAAAGGACGGTGAGAGGGAGTTCATGTTCTACAGGAACCCTAGTGCTGAcatgttgctcaaggaatcagaGCTGAACATGGGTCTGATTAAGCAGGCCAAGATATTCCATTATGGATCCATAAGCCTAATATCTGAGCCATGCAAATCGGCTCATATGGCGGCCATGAAAGCCGCCAAGGATGCCGGTATACTGCTTTCTTATGATCCCAACGTCAGGTTGCCCCTCTGGCCTTCTGCTGATGCTGCTAGAGATGGCATCAAGAGCATCTGGAATCAGGCTGATTTCATTAAG GTGAGCGATGATGAGGTGCAATTCCTAACTCAAGGAGATCCTGACAAAGAAGAAGTGGTTCTCTCCCTCTGGCACGATAATCTCAAACTGCTTGTTGTCACTGATGGTGAGAAGGGTTGCAGATATTTTACTAAG AAATTCAAAGGAAATGTGACTGGTTTCTCGGTTAAAGCTGTTGACACAACTGGTGCGGGTGATGCTTTTGTTGgttcatttcttctttccatGGCTAAAGATATGTCCATCTTTGAG GATGAAGCAAAATTGAAGGAGGCTCTGTCTTTTGCAAATGCTTGTGGAGCTATCTGTACTACTCAGAAGGGTGCAATTCCTGCCCTTCCAGCCGTATCCGATGCTCTCGAACTCATTAAGTCAAAAGCCAAAtag